One genomic segment of Synchiropus splendidus isolate RoL2022-P1 chromosome 16, RoL_Sspl_1.0, whole genome shotgun sequence includes these proteins:
- the insm1b gene encoding insulinoma-associated protein 1b: protein MPKGFLVKRNKRCAHVSYRSRSEDEEHQEPQTAAALHADPSPPMSTSSPAAAPVPRMEQPVQFGNPETACQALYSPSRPISRDHERGFFERSFNLGSPISAESFPTPASLSGLDQLLYAPVDLKIGTSNSSRSGTSTGTSSSSTTSSSSSGTSAVPPPRTKRPSSDGPERKSKPKKPKAIRKLNFEDEMTTSPVLGLKIKEGPVELKSGGAKPLGEFVCQLCKEAYADPFSLAQHKCSRIVRVEYRCPECDKMFSCPANLASHRRWHKPRGSGSVPAVVPKAEQPKIPGAKSDEAKDDRDTPSPGLSESGSEDGAYDCQFCGKRFKRQAYLRKHIMGHQAMQKKVLEEFQSEPAPEEASNQSPLNLSPVDRLLCPVCGENASNRAGLERHLRLMHSSQVYPCKYCPATLYSSPGLTRHINKCHPSENRQVILLQMPVRPAC, encoded by the coding sequence ATGCCCAAAGGATTCCTGGTCAAGAGGAACAAGAGGTGCGCGCATGTTTCCTACAGGAGCCGCTCGGAGGACGAGGAGCATCAGGAGCCCCAAACCGCAGCTGCCTTACATGCGGACCCTTCCCCGCCCATGTCCACCTCCAGCCCGGCAGCGGCGCCGGTGCCGCGAATGGAGCAGCCGGTGCAGTTCGGTAACCCAGAGACGGCGTGCCAAGCCCTCTACAGCCCCAGCCGGCCCATCAGCCGGGACCACGAGCGCGGCTTCTTCGAGAGGAGTTTCAATCTGGGCTCGCCCATTTCTGCCGAGTCATTCCCGACCCCCGCGTCTCTCTCCGGACTGGACCAGCTCCTGTACGCACCTGTCGACTTGAAAATCGGGACCAGCAACAGCAGCCGGAGCGGAACCAGCACcggaaccagcagcagcagcaccaccagcagcagcagcagcggcacgAGCGCGGTCCCGCCTCCAAGAACCAAAAGACCCTCGTCGGACGGTCCAGAGCGCAAATCCAAACCCAAGAAACCCAAAGCCATCAGGAAGCTGAACTTTGAGGACGAGATGACCACCTCGCCGGTTCTGGGCTTGAAGATCAAAGAGGGTCCGGTGGAGCTGAAGTCCGGCGGGGCCAAGCCCCTCGGGGAGTTCGTCTGCCAGCTGTGCAAGGAGGCGTACGCGGACCCCTTCTCCCTGGCCCAGCACAAGTGCTCCCGCATCGTCCGGGTCGAGTACCGGTGCCCGGAGTGCGACAAGATGTTCAGCTGCCCGGCGAACCTGGCCTCGCACCGGCGCTGGCACAAGCCCAGAGGTTCCGGCTCGGTTCCGGCCGTGGTTCCCAAAGCGGAGCAGCCCAAAatcccaggggccaaatccgaTGAAGCCAAAGACGACAGAGACACCCCGAGCCCGGGCCTCTCCGAGTCCGGTTCCGAGGACGGCGCGTACGACTGCCAGTTCTGCGGGAAGCGGTTCAAGCGGCAGGCGTACCTGAGGAAGCACATCATGGGACACCAGGCCATGCAGAAGAAAGTTCTGGAGGAGTTTCAGAGCGAGCCGGCGCCAGAGGAAGCCTCAAACCAAAGCCCACTGAACCTGAGCCCAGTGGACCGGCTTCTGTGTCCGGTGTGCGGGGAGAACGCCAGCAACCGGGCCGGACTGGAGCGACACCTGCGCCTCATGCACTCCTCCCAGGTCTACCCGTGCAAGTACTGCCCCGCCACCCTCTACAGCTCCCCGGGACTCACCAGACACATAAACAAGTGCCACCCGTCCGAGAACAGACAGGTGATCCTGCTGCAGATGCCGGTGAGACCCGCTTGTTAA